From one Rhodamnia argentea isolate NSW1041297 chromosome 1, ASM2092103v1, whole genome shotgun sequence genomic stretch:
- the LOC115743949 gene encoding sugar transporter ERD6-like 5 isoform X4, with amino-acid sequence MGTPGREMRIPLLEEQEEVVPDRITSVLVLSAFFAVCGSYVFGNAVSYSSPAESGIMDELGLSLAEYSVFGSLLTVGGLLGALCSGKIADLIGRRGAMWVIDVAGIIGWCAIFLSESAWSLDLGRLLLGFGVGLASYVVPVYIAEVTPKNLRGGFVSLCMLVIACGMSMTYIIGTVLNWRILACLGSIPCLLQLVGLFLVPESPRWLAKIGRERDMEAALQRLRGKNADISKETSEIEIYIETLQEVSEYRIFYIFQRKYAQALTVGLGLMVFQQLGGLNAYAFYMSSILERAGASSTAGSITTAIVQLAANIAAVFLMDKFGRRPLLLVSASGACLAGFLIGLSFLLQDYHQSTDVVSALTFIGIVVFTGFFSIGLGGIPWIIMAEVSEKSDFPNKREGIGREPSEFGQLDRLLACGLHIQLFL; translated from the exons ATGGGGACACCAGGAAGAGAAATGAGGATCCCTCTTcttgaagaacaagaagaagtggTCCCTGACAGAATCACATCCGTCCTAGTCCTCAGTGCATTTTTCGCCGTCTGTGGCTCCTATGTCTTCGGAAATGCT gtttcttACTCATCTCCTGCTGAATCAGGAATTATGGATGAACTGGGCCTTTCTTTGGCAGAG TATTCGGTTTTTGGTTCGCTATTGACGGTTGGAGGACTTCTAGGTGCACTATGCAGTGGTAAAATAGCTGACCTAATCGGCCGGAGAGGA GCTATGTGGGTTATCGATGTAGCAGGCATCATCGGATGGTGTGCCATTTTTCTTTCAGAG AGCGCTTGGTCTCTTGACCTTGGAAGATTGTTACTGGGATTTGGAGTTGGTCTTGCCTCATACGTG GTACCGGTGTACATTGCAGAGGTAACACCGAAGAATTTAAGGGGAGGATTTGTTTCGCTCTGTATG TTGGTGATAGCCTGTGGCATGTCAATGACGTACATCATCGGTACAGTACTAAACTGGCGTATCTTGGCTTGTTTAG GAAGTATTCCATGTCTATTGCAGCTGGTGGGTCTTTTCCTTGTTCCAGAATCTCCTAGATGGCTG GCAAAGATTGGTCGAGAAAGAGACATGGAAGCTGCGTTGCAGCGTCTCAGGGGAAAGAATGCAGATATCTCCAAAGAAACATCTGAAATCGAA ATTTACATTGAAACTCTTCAAGAAGTATCAGAATATAGGATATTCTACATATTTCAGCGAAAATATGCACAAGCGCTCACT GTTGGACTTGGCCTAATGGTTTTTCAACAGTTGGGAGGATTAAATGCATATGCATTTTATATGAGTTCAATTCTCGAAAGAGCCG GTGCTTCAAGTACTGCTGGGTCCATCACCACGGCCATTGTCCAG TTGGCAGCAAATATTGCAGCTGTGTTCCTGATGGATAAATTTGGAAGACGACCGTTACTGCTG GTTTCAGCATCTGGAGCTTGCTTGGCTGGCTTCCTTATTGGGTTATCATTCCTACTGCAG GACTATCATCAATCAACCGATGTTGTATCCGCCTTGACCTTCATCGGGATTGTG GTTTTTACCGGGTTTTTCTCGATTGGCTTAGGAGGGATACCGTGGATCATAATGGCCGAAGTCAGTGAGAAATCTG ATTTTCCCAATAAACGTGAAGGGATCGGCAGGGAGCCTAGTGAATTTGGTCAGCTGGATCGGCTCCTGGCTTGTGGCCTACACATTCAGCTATTTCTTTGA
- the LOC115743949 gene encoding sugar transporter ERD6-like 5 isoform X1 — protein sequence MGTPGREMRIPLLEEQEEVVPDRITSVLVLSAFFAVCGSYVFGNAVSYSSPAESGIMDELGLSLAEYSVFGSLLTVGGLLGALCSGKIADLIGRRGAMWVIDVAGIIGWCAIFLSESAWSLDLGRLLLGFGVGLASYVVPVYIAEVTPKNLRGGFVSLCMLVIACGMSMTYIIGTVLNWRILACLGSIPCLLQLVGLFLVPESPRWLAKIGRERDMEAALQRLRGKNADISKETSEIEIYIETLQEVSEYRIFYIFQRKYAQALTVGLGLMVFQQLGGLNAYAFYMSSILERAGASSTAGSITTAIVQLAANIAAVFLMDKFGRRPLLLVSASGACLAGFLIGLSFLLQDYHQSTDVVSALTFIGIVVFTGFFSIGLGGIPWIIMAEIFPINVKGSAGSLVNLVSWIGSWLVAYTFSYFFEWSSAGVFFVFSGICCSAILFIAKMVPETKGRTLEEIEASMTS from the exons ATGGGGACACCAGGAAGAGAAATGAGGATCCCTCTTcttgaagaacaagaagaagtggTCCCTGACAGAATCACATCCGTCCTAGTCCTCAGTGCATTTTTCGCCGTCTGTGGCTCCTATGTCTTCGGAAATGCT gtttcttACTCATCTCCTGCTGAATCAGGAATTATGGATGAACTGGGCCTTTCTTTGGCAGAG TATTCGGTTTTTGGTTCGCTATTGACGGTTGGAGGACTTCTAGGTGCACTATGCAGTGGTAAAATAGCTGACCTAATCGGCCGGAGAGGA GCTATGTGGGTTATCGATGTAGCAGGCATCATCGGATGGTGTGCCATTTTTCTTTCAGAG AGCGCTTGGTCTCTTGACCTTGGAAGATTGTTACTGGGATTTGGAGTTGGTCTTGCCTCATACGTG GTACCGGTGTACATTGCAGAGGTAACACCGAAGAATTTAAGGGGAGGATTTGTTTCGCTCTGTATG TTGGTGATAGCCTGTGGCATGTCAATGACGTACATCATCGGTACAGTACTAAACTGGCGTATCTTGGCTTGTTTAG GAAGTATTCCATGTCTATTGCAGCTGGTGGGTCTTTTCCTTGTTCCAGAATCTCCTAGATGGCTG GCAAAGATTGGTCGAGAAAGAGACATGGAAGCTGCGTTGCAGCGTCTCAGGGGAAAGAATGCAGATATCTCCAAAGAAACATCTGAAATCGAA ATTTACATTGAAACTCTTCAAGAAGTATCAGAATATAGGATATTCTACATATTTCAGCGAAAATATGCACAAGCGCTCACT GTTGGACTTGGCCTAATGGTTTTTCAACAGTTGGGAGGATTAAATGCATATGCATTTTATATGAGTTCAATTCTCGAAAGAGCCG GTGCTTCAAGTACTGCTGGGTCCATCACCACGGCCATTGTCCAG TTGGCAGCAAATATTGCAGCTGTGTTCCTGATGGATAAATTTGGAAGACGACCGTTACTGCTG GTTTCAGCATCTGGAGCTTGCTTGGCTGGCTTCCTTATTGGGTTATCATTCCTACTGCAG GACTATCATCAATCAACCGATGTTGTATCCGCCTTGACCTTCATCGGGATTGTG GTTTTTACCGGGTTTTTCTCGATTGGCTTAGGAGGGATACCGTGGATCATAATGGCCGAA ATTTTCCCAATAAACGTGAAGGGATCGGCAGGGAGCCTAGTGAATTTGGTCAGCTGGATCGGCTCCTGGCTTGTGGCCTACACATTCAGCTATTTCTTTGAATGGAGCTCAGCAG GCGTGTTTTTCGTGTTCTCGGGCATCTGCTGCTCCGCAATACTTTTCATAGCGAAAATGGTGCCGGAAACCAAGGGGCGCACGCTCGAGGAAATAGAGGCGTCGATGACCTCATAG
- the LOC115743949 gene encoding sugar transporter ERD6-like 5 isoform X2 yields the protein MGTPGREMRIPLLEEQEEVVPDRITSVLVLSAFFAVCGSYVFGNAVSYSSPAESGIMDELGLSLAEYSVFGSLLTVGGLLGALCSGKIADLIGRRGAMWVIDVAGIIGWCAIFLSESAWSLDLGRLLLGFGVGLASYVVPVYIAEVTPKNLRGGFVSLCMLVIACGMSMTYIIGTVLNWRILACLGTPQRNKLVGLFLVPESPRWLAKIGRERDMEAALQRLRGKNADISKETSEIEIYIETLQEVSEYRIFYIFQRKYAQALTVGLGLMVFQQLGGLNAYAFYMSSILERAGASSTAGSITTAIVQLAANIAAVFLMDKFGRRPLLLVSASGACLAGFLIGLSFLLQDYHQSTDVVSALTFIGIVVFTGFFSIGLGGIPWIIMAEIFPINVKGSAGSLVNLVSWIGSWLVAYTFSYFFEWSSAGVFFVFSGICCSAILFIAKMVPETKGRTLEEIEASMTS from the exons ATGGGGACACCAGGAAGAGAAATGAGGATCCCTCTTcttgaagaacaagaagaagtggTCCCTGACAGAATCACATCCGTCCTAGTCCTCAGTGCATTTTTCGCCGTCTGTGGCTCCTATGTCTTCGGAAATGCT gtttcttACTCATCTCCTGCTGAATCAGGAATTATGGATGAACTGGGCCTTTCTTTGGCAGAG TATTCGGTTTTTGGTTCGCTATTGACGGTTGGAGGACTTCTAGGTGCACTATGCAGTGGTAAAATAGCTGACCTAATCGGCCGGAGAGGA GCTATGTGGGTTATCGATGTAGCAGGCATCATCGGATGGTGTGCCATTTTTCTTTCAGAG AGCGCTTGGTCTCTTGACCTTGGAAGATTGTTACTGGGATTTGGAGTTGGTCTTGCCTCATACGTG GTACCGGTGTACATTGCAGAGGTAACACCGAAGAATTTAAGGGGAGGATTTGTTTCGCTCTGTATG TTGGTGATAGCCTGTGGCATGTCAATGACGTACATCATCGGTACAGTACTAAACTGGCGTATCTTGGCTTGTTTAGGTACTCCCCAGAGAAATAAA CTGGTGGGTCTTTTCCTTGTTCCAGAATCTCCTAGATGGCTG GCAAAGATTGGTCGAGAAAGAGACATGGAAGCTGCGTTGCAGCGTCTCAGGGGAAAGAATGCAGATATCTCCAAAGAAACATCTGAAATCGAA ATTTACATTGAAACTCTTCAAGAAGTATCAGAATATAGGATATTCTACATATTTCAGCGAAAATATGCACAAGCGCTCACT GTTGGACTTGGCCTAATGGTTTTTCAACAGTTGGGAGGATTAAATGCATATGCATTTTATATGAGTTCAATTCTCGAAAGAGCCG GTGCTTCAAGTACTGCTGGGTCCATCACCACGGCCATTGTCCAG TTGGCAGCAAATATTGCAGCTGTGTTCCTGATGGATAAATTTGGAAGACGACCGTTACTGCTG GTTTCAGCATCTGGAGCTTGCTTGGCTGGCTTCCTTATTGGGTTATCATTCCTACTGCAG GACTATCATCAATCAACCGATGTTGTATCCGCCTTGACCTTCATCGGGATTGTG GTTTTTACCGGGTTTTTCTCGATTGGCTTAGGAGGGATACCGTGGATCATAATGGCCGAA ATTTTCCCAATAAACGTGAAGGGATCGGCAGGGAGCCTAGTGAATTTGGTCAGCTGGATCGGCTCCTGGCTTGTGGCCTACACATTCAGCTATTTCTTTGAATGGAGCTCAGCAG GCGTGTTTTTCGTGTTCTCGGGCATCTGCTGCTCCGCAATACTTTTCATAGCGAAAATGGTGCCGGAAACCAAGGGGCGCACGCTCGAGGAAATAGAGGCGTCGATGACCTCATAG
- the LOC115743949 gene encoding sugar transporter ERD6-like 5 isoform X5, producing the protein MGTPGREMRIPLLEEQEEVVPDRITSVLVLSAFFAVCGSYVFGNAVSYSSPAESGIMDELGLSLAEYSVFGSLLTVGGLLGALCSGKIADLIGRRGAMWVIDVAGIIGWCAIFLSESAWSLDLGRLLLGFGVGLASYVVPVYIAEVTPKNLRGGFVSLCMLVIACGMSMTYIIGTVLNWRILACLGSIPCLLQLVGLFLVPESPRWLAKIGRERDMEAALQRLRGKNADISKETSEIEIYIETLQEVSEYRIFYIFQRKYAQALTVGLGLMVFQQLGGLNAYAFYMSSILERAGASSTAGSITTAIVQLAANIAAVFLMDKFGRRPLLLVSASGACLAGFLIGLSFLLQDYHQSTDVVSALTFIGIVVFTGFFSIGLGGIPWIIMAEVNFPNKREGIGREPSEFGQLDRLLACGLHIQLFL; encoded by the exons ATGGGGACACCAGGAAGAGAAATGAGGATCCCTCTTcttgaagaacaagaagaagtggTCCCTGACAGAATCACATCCGTCCTAGTCCTCAGTGCATTTTTCGCCGTCTGTGGCTCCTATGTCTTCGGAAATGCT gtttcttACTCATCTCCTGCTGAATCAGGAATTATGGATGAACTGGGCCTTTCTTTGGCAGAG TATTCGGTTTTTGGTTCGCTATTGACGGTTGGAGGACTTCTAGGTGCACTATGCAGTGGTAAAATAGCTGACCTAATCGGCCGGAGAGGA GCTATGTGGGTTATCGATGTAGCAGGCATCATCGGATGGTGTGCCATTTTTCTTTCAGAG AGCGCTTGGTCTCTTGACCTTGGAAGATTGTTACTGGGATTTGGAGTTGGTCTTGCCTCATACGTG GTACCGGTGTACATTGCAGAGGTAACACCGAAGAATTTAAGGGGAGGATTTGTTTCGCTCTGTATG TTGGTGATAGCCTGTGGCATGTCAATGACGTACATCATCGGTACAGTACTAAACTGGCGTATCTTGGCTTGTTTAG GAAGTATTCCATGTCTATTGCAGCTGGTGGGTCTTTTCCTTGTTCCAGAATCTCCTAGATGGCTG GCAAAGATTGGTCGAGAAAGAGACATGGAAGCTGCGTTGCAGCGTCTCAGGGGAAAGAATGCAGATATCTCCAAAGAAACATCTGAAATCGAA ATTTACATTGAAACTCTTCAAGAAGTATCAGAATATAGGATATTCTACATATTTCAGCGAAAATATGCACAAGCGCTCACT GTTGGACTTGGCCTAATGGTTTTTCAACAGTTGGGAGGATTAAATGCATATGCATTTTATATGAGTTCAATTCTCGAAAGAGCCG GTGCTTCAAGTACTGCTGGGTCCATCACCACGGCCATTGTCCAG TTGGCAGCAAATATTGCAGCTGTGTTCCTGATGGATAAATTTGGAAGACGACCGTTACTGCTG GTTTCAGCATCTGGAGCTTGCTTGGCTGGCTTCCTTATTGGGTTATCATTCCTACTGCAG GACTATCATCAATCAACCGATGTTGTATCCGCCTTGACCTTCATCGGGATTGTG GTTTTTACCGGGTTTTTCTCGATTGGCTTAGGAGGGATACCGTGGATCATAATGGCCGAAGTCA ATTTTCCCAATAAACGTGAAGGGATCGGCAGGGAGCCTAGTGAATTTGGTCAGCTGGATCGGCTCCTGGCTTGTGGCCTACACATTCAGCTATTTCTTTGA
- the LOC115743949 gene encoding sugar transporter ERD6-like 5 isoform X3, protein MGTPGREMRIPLLEEQEEVVPDRITSVLVLSAFFAVCGSYVFGNAVSYSSPAESGIMDELGLSLAEYSVFGSLLTVGGLLGALCSGKIADLIGRRGAMWVIDVAGIIGWCAIFLSESAWSLDLGRLLLGFGVGLASYVVPVYIAEVTPKNLRGGFVSLCMLVIACGMSMTYIIGTVLNWRILACLGSIPCLLQLVGLFLVPESPRWLAKIGRERDMEAALQRLRGKNADISKETSEIEIYIETLQEVSEYRIFYIFQRKYAQALTLGGLNAYAFYMSSILERAGASSTAGSITTAIVQLAANIAAVFLMDKFGRRPLLLVSASGACLAGFLIGLSFLLQDYHQSTDVVSALTFIGIVVFTGFFSIGLGGIPWIIMAEIFPINVKGSAGSLVNLVSWIGSWLVAYTFSYFFEWSSAGVFFVFSGICCSAILFIAKMVPETKGRTLEEIEASMTS, encoded by the exons ATGGGGACACCAGGAAGAGAAATGAGGATCCCTCTTcttgaagaacaagaagaagtggTCCCTGACAGAATCACATCCGTCCTAGTCCTCAGTGCATTTTTCGCCGTCTGTGGCTCCTATGTCTTCGGAAATGCT gtttcttACTCATCTCCTGCTGAATCAGGAATTATGGATGAACTGGGCCTTTCTTTGGCAGAG TATTCGGTTTTTGGTTCGCTATTGACGGTTGGAGGACTTCTAGGTGCACTATGCAGTGGTAAAATAGCTGACCTAATCGGCCGGAGAGGA GCTATGTGGGTTATCGATGTAGCAGGCATCATCGGATGGTGTGCCATTTTTCTTTCAGAG AGCGCTTGGTCTCTTGACCTTGGAAGATTGTTACTGGGATTTGGAGTTGGTCTTGCCTCATACGTG GTACCGGTGTACATTGCAGAGGTAACACCGAAGAATTTAAGGGGAGGATTTGTTTCGCTCTGTATG TTGGTGATAGCCTGTGGCATGTCAATGACGTACATCATCGGTACAGTACTAAACTGGCGTATCTTGGCTTGTTTAG GAAGTATTCCATGTCTATTGCAGCTGGTGGGTCTTTTCCTTGTTCCAGAATCTCCTAGATGGCTG GCAAAGATTGGTCGAGAAAGAGACATGGAAGCTGCGTTGCAGCGTCTCAGGGGAAAGAATGCAGATATCTCCAAAGAAACATCTGAAATCGAA ATTTACATTGAAACTCTTCAAGAAGTATCAGAATATAGGATATTCTACATATTTCAGCGAAAATATGCACAAGCGCTCACT TTGGGAGGATTAAATGCATATGCATTTTATATGAGTTCAATTCTCGAAAGAGCCG GTGCTTCAAGTACTGCTGGGTCCATCACCACGGCCATTGTCCAG TTGGCAGCAAATATTGCAGCTGTGTTCCTGATGGATAAATTTGGAAGACGACCGTTACTGCTG GTTTCAGCATCTGGAGCTTGCTTGGCTGGCTTCCTTATTGGGTTATCATTCCTACTGCAG GACTATCATCAATCAACCGATGTTGTATCCGCCTTGACCTTCATCGGGATTGTG GTTTTTACCGGGTTTTTCTCGATTGGCTTAGGAGGGATACCGTGGATCATAATGGCCGAA ATTTTCCCAATAAACGTGAAGGGATCGGCAGGGAGCCTAGTGAATTTGGTCAGCTGGATCGGCTCCTGGCTTGTGGCCTACACATTCAGCTATTTCTTTGAATGGAGCTCAGCAG GCGTGTTTTTCGTGTTCTCGGGCATCTGCTGCTCCGCAATACTTTTCATAGCGAAAATGGTGCCGGAAACCAAGGGGCGCACGCTCGAGGAAATAGAGGCGTCGATGACCTCATAG